A DNA window from Gigantopelta aegis isolate Gae_Host chromosome 4, Gae_host_genome, whole genome shotgun sequence contains the following coding sequences:
- the LOC121371508 gene encoding uncharacterized protein LOC121371508: protein MYLAKLREAAQEPGENDAAPTVPAWLDMEKFNRGRQFFVDNIFSCITAMLMSLVLGLSIDRFLDPLVFTGKSGEPRKSLRRYISTVRHVIKWHYGDVWDFSDSDAHKSIMSVRKIHQKVAQDMTKSARCKVKSTENDASNGTDEDVFLSQYDMALVQSGFMGMITMYPESFGIQKNITRLDDYIYFWSGIGHLLGISDKNNICNDGYGKAYAVCKEIENDIVIPALVNPPKDFSIMMNALIDGLHLFTKYRLFTFEVILLWISDVYVLEKKLEFYDYTRYYFLRFVFICIRYCGPFRRMANRVILRALGVTQ, encoded by the coding sequence ATGTACTTAGCCAAACTTCGTGAGGCTGCCCAGGAGCCTGGTGAAAATGACGCAGCGCCTACGGTTCCAGCATGGTTGGATATGGAAAAGTTCAACAGAGGAAGGCAGTTCTTCGTGGACAACATTTTCAGCTGCATCACGGCAATGTTGATGTCGCTTGTTCTCGGGCTCAGCATTGATAGATTTCTGGATCCTCTAGTTTTCACGGGGAAATCGGGCGAACCTCGAAAGTCGTTAAGGCGATACATCAGCACCGTGAGGCACGTCATCAAGTGGCACTACGGTGATGTGTGGGACTTCTCAGACAGCGATGCGCACAAATCTATCATGAGTGTGAGGAAGATTCATCAAAAAGTTGCACAGGACATGACAAAAAGTGCAAGGTGTAAAGTTAAATCTACGGAGAATGATGCATCAAATGGGACGGATGAAGACGTGTTTCTTTCGCAGTACGATATGGCGTTAGTACAAAGCGGTTTTATGGGAATGATAACGATGTACCCAGAATCCTTTGGAATACAGAAAAATATCACTCGGTTGGACGATTACATTTACTTTTGGAGTGGCATTGGACATCTCCTTGGTATATcagataaaaacaatatttgtaacGATGGATATGGCAAAGCGTATGCTGTTTGTAAGGAAATTGAAAATGATATTGTGATTCCAGCTTTGGTGAATCCTCCAAAAGATTTTTCTATAATGATGAACGCTCTCATAGATGGACTACACTTGTTCACTAAATATCGTCTGTTTACATTTGAGGTCATTTTGTTATGGATTTCAGATGTGTATGTTCTAGAAAAAAAGTTGGAATTTTATGACTACACCCGGTACTATTTTCTAagatttgtatttatttgtattagatATTGTGGTCCTTTCAGGAGAATGGCAAACAGAGTCATTTTGAGAGCCTTGGGTGTGACACAATGA
- the LOC121370097 gene encoding uncharacterized protein LOC121370097, whose amino-acid sequence MSLVLGLSIERFLDPLIFTGQSDDPRKSLKRYASTVRHVIKWHYGNVWHFSDDDAHRSIMSVKKIHQRVTQELTESAKSKDKSTVTDGSNGTDHGVFLSQYDMALVQSGFMGMITMYPESFGLEKNVSRLDDYIYFWRGIGHLLGVSDKNNICNDGYGKAYAVCKEIEHNIVIPALQNPPTDFFKMMNAVIDGLHLFTKYRLFTFEE is encoded by the exons ATGTCGCTTGTTCTGGGGCTTAGCATTGAGAGATTTCTGGATCCTCTCATTTTCACGGGACAGTCGGACGACCCTCGAAAGTCTTTAAAGCGATACGCAAGCACCGTGAGGCACGTCATCAAGTGGCACTACGGTAATGTGTGGCACTTCTCAGACGACGATGCGCACAGATCTATCATGAGTGTGAAAAAGATTCATCAACGGGTAACACAGGAATTGACAGAAAGTGCAAAGTCCAAAGATAAATCCACGGTGACTGATGGATCAAATGGGACGGATCATGGCGTGTTTCTTTCGCAGTACGACATGGCATTGGTTCAAAGTGGTTTCATGGGAATGATAACGATGTACCCAGAATCCTTtggattagaaaaaaatgtctCTCGGTTGGACGATTACATTTACTTTTGGAGAGGCATTGGACATCTTCTTGGTGTAtcagacaaaaacaatatttgcaaCGATGGATATGGCAAAGCGTATGCTGTTTGTAAAGAAATTGAACATAATATTGTTATTCCAGCTTTGCAGAATCCTCCAACAGATTTCTTTAAAATGATGAACGCTGTCATAGACGGACTACATTTGTTCACTAAATATCGTCTCTTTACGTTTGAG GAATGA